The Xenopus tropicalis strain Nigerian chromosome 2, UCB_Xtro_10.0, whole genome shotgun sequence genome window below encodes:
- the gart gene encoding trifunctional purine biosynthetic protein adenosine-3 has protein sequence MAETVLVIGSGGREHALAWKLAQSVHVKQVLVAPGNAGTVGHGKISNTAAPVSDHAKLAQFCKDNHVGLVVVGPEAPLAAGIIDDLTAAGVRCFGPTAKAAQLEASKSFSKEFMDRHNIPTARWKSFTDPKEACSFIMSADFPALVVKASGLAAGKGVIVASSKEEACKAVNEIMQDKAFGEAGDTVVVEELLEGEEVSCLCFTDGVTVAPMPPAQDHKRLLDGDLGPNTGGMGAYCPAPQITKDFLEKIQDTVLLKTVNGIRQDGAPYVGVLYAGLMLTMDGPKVLEFNCRFGDPECQVILPLLQSDLYDVIVATIDGKLASCMPVWLENHAAVTVVMASGGYPSNYAKGLEITGFQKAGELGLEVFHAGTALKDGKVVTSGGRVLTVTSIKKDLVSALDQANKGVAAIQFQGAVYRKDIGFRAIAYLNQSRSLTYKDSGVDIEAGNSLVKAIKPLAAATARPGCNAELGGFAGLFDLKAAGYVDPILVSGTDGVGTKLKIAQACNKHDTIGQDLVAMCVNDILAQGAEPLFFLDYFACGSLDVAVAQSVVSGIAAACKKAGCALLGGETAEMPGMYSPGEYDLAGFAVGAVERGRMLPQLDSIQAGDLVIGIASSGVHSNGFSLVRKVLEKSSLDFSHPAPAGCGEQTLGETLLTPTKIYSKTLLAVLKSGSVKAYAHITGGGLLENIPRVLPSSVGVSLDASCWKIPGIFSWLQKEGNLSEEEMTRTFNCGIGAVLIVGKQLARQVLRDVQREEEAWIIGAVIPRAKDSCSVEIKNLTEAFTRTDSEVKHYVPEQPSSLQGAANKDKVRVAVLISGTGTNMEALIASTKSPNSAAYIALVISNKAGAGGLKKAESAGIPTVVLDHKQYCNRIEFDNAVDKVLQEYSIQFVCLAGFMRILSGPFVRKWEGKILNVHPSLLPSFKGANAHKLVLEAGVRLTGCTVHFVAEEVDAGAIVFQEAVPVELGDTEESLSERVKKAEHRAFPAALQLVASGAVKLGPDGKLSWSIPNRC, from the exons CTGCCCCAGTCAGTGACCATGCCAAGCTCGCCCAGTTCTGCAAAGATAACCATGTTGGCCTAGTGGTTGTTGGTCCAGAAGCTCCTCTTGCAGCAG GGATTATCGATGATTTGACTGCAGCCGGAGTGAGGTGTTTCGGTCCTACAGCCAAGGCGGCACAGCTTGAGGCCAGTAAGAGTTTTTCCAAAGAATTTATGGACCGACACAACATCCCAACTGCCCGCTGGAAATCATTCACTGACCCCAAGGAAGCCTGCAGCTTTATTATGAG TGCTGATTTCCCTGCATTGGTAGTCAAAGCGAGTGGCTTGGCAGCGGGCAAGGGAGTGATTGTGGCCAGCAGTAAGGAAGAGGCTTGCAAAGCTGTGAATGAGATCATGCAG GACAAGGCATTTGGAGAAGCTGGAGACACAGTGGTTGTGGAAGAGCTGCTGGAAGGGGAAGAAGTCTCT tGTTTGTGTTTCACAGATGGAGTCACAGTTGCTCCAATGCCACCAGCTCAAGATCATAAAAGACTGTTGGATGGTGACCTTGGCCCTAACACGGGTGGAATGGGAGCCTATTGTCCAGCTCCGCAG ATTACAAAAGATTTTCTGGAGAAAATCCAAGACACTGTCTTGTTGAAAACCGTTAATGGAATCCGTCAGGATGGTGCACCGTATGTCG GTGTGCTCTATGCCGGCCTGATGCTCACTATGGATGGCCCCAAGGTACTTGAGTTTAACTGCAGATTTGGAGACCCAGAATGCCAG GTGATTCTCCCACTCCTACAGAGTGACCTTTATGATGTTATTGTGGCCACTATTGATGGCAAACTGGCCAGTTGTATGCCAGTGTGGCTAGAAAACCACGCAGCTGTTACAGTTGTTATGGCCAGTGGAGGCTATCCCTCTAACTATGCCAAggggttggagatcactg GGTTCCAAAAGGCTGGAGAGCTGGGTCTGGAAGTGTTCCATGCAGGCACCGCCCTCAAGGATGGAAAAGTGGTGACCAGTGGAGGGAGAGTTCTAACTGTCACATCAATCAAGAAGGATCTTGTATCGGCTCTAGACCAGGCTAACAAGGGGGTGGCAGCGATACAGTTTCAAGGAGCTGTGTATAGAAAGGACATTGGCTTCCGGGCTATTGCTTACCTTAATCAATCCAG GTCCCTGACATACAAGGATAGTGGTGTGGATATAGAAGCTGGTAACAGTTTAGTGAAAGCAATTAAACCATTGGCTGCAGCCACTGCCAGACCAG GATGCAACGCAGAACTCGGAGGGTTTGCTGGCCTGTTTGATCTGAAGGCTGCTGGGTACGTTGATCCTATCTTGGTTTCTGGGACTGATGGCGTTGGCACAAAACTGAAG ATTGCACAGGCCTGCAATAAGCACGACACCATTGGGCAGGACCTGGTAGCCATGTGTGTCAATGATATTCTGGCGCAGGGGGCAGAGCCGCTGTTTTTCCTGGATTATTTCGCATGTGGGTCCCTAGATGTGGCAGTGGCTCAATCTGTCGTTTCTGGAATAGCCGCAGCGTGCAAAAAGGCTGGTTGCGCCCTCCTAG GGGGTGAAACGGCTGAGATGCCGGGAATGTATTCTCCAGGAGAGTATGACCTAGCTGGGTTCGCTGTGGGGGCCGTGGAAAGAGGCCGGATGCTCCCCCAGTTGGACTCGATACAAGCCGGCGACTTGGTTATAGGAATTGCCTCCTCTGGAGTTCACAGCAATGGCTTCAGCCTTGTGAGGAAGGTTCTAGAGAAGTCATCCCTAGATTTCTCCCACCCAGCACCAGCAGGCTGTGGCGAGCAGACTCTCG GAGAGACTCTGCTCACTCCAACAAAAATTTACAGTAAGACGCTCCTAGCTGTGCTGAAATCCGGGAGCGTGAAGGCCTATGCGCATATCACTGGAGGAGGCCTACTGGAAAATATCCCTCGTGTCCTTCCATCATCCGTTGGGGTCTCACTGG ATGCAAGTTGTTGGAAGATTCCAGGGATCTTCTCCTGGCTGCAGAAAGAGGGAAACCTGTCAGAGGAAGAAATGACCCGGACATTCAACTGTGGGATAGGTGCAGTCCTAATAGTGGGGAAACAATTGGCCAGACAGGTCCTGAGAGATGTGCAGAGAGAAGAGGAGGCCTGGATCATCGGAGCAGTGATCCCACGTGCCAAAG ACTCTTGCAGTGTTGAAATCAAAAACCTAACGGAGGCTTTTACCAGAACCGACTCTGAGGTGAAGCATTATGTGCCGGAACAGCCCTCCAGCCTGCAGGGGGCAGCAAACAAAGACAAAGTGCGAGTGGCTGTCCTCATCTCTGGGACAG GGACGAATATGGAGGCCTTAATAGCAAGCACTAAGTCACCAAATAGTGCAGCTTACATAGCCCTCGTCATCTCCAACAAAGCCGGGGCCGGGGGACTGAAGAAAGCAGAGAGCGCCGGGATCCCTACGGTG GTCTTAGACCACAAACAGTACTGCAACCGCATTGAGTTTGACAACGCCGTTGATAAAGTCCTTCAGGAGTATTCCATTCAGTTTGTCTGCCTGGCGGGATTCATGAGAATTTTATCCGGACCCTTTGTCAGAAAGTGGGAGG gGAAGATTCTAAATGTCCACCCATCTTTGCTGCCCTCGTTTAAAGGAGCCAACGCACATAAGCTGGTACTGGAAGCCGGTGTGAGGCTCACAGGATGCACAGTTCACTTTGTAGCT GAGGAAGTAGATGCTGGGGCTATAGTCTTCCAGGAGGCTGTTCCCGTAGAGCTGGGTGACACAGAGGAGAGCTTGTCAGAAAGGGTTAAGAAGGCAGAACACAGAGCCTTCCCGGCAGCACTGCAGCTCGTGGCTAGTGGTGCAGTTAAACTAGGACCGGATGGCAAGCTGAGCTGGAGTATACCAAATAGATGCTG